The Opisthocomus hoazin isolate bOpiHoa1 chromosome 30, bOpiHoa1.hap1, whole genome shotgun sequence genome has a window encoding:
- the IGSF9 gene encoding protein turtle homolog A isoform X1: protein MRWWLRAAVLSLLAGADGSGQSESQAVVGRVGESTVLGCDLLDAHEARPPLYVIEWVRFGFVLPIFIKFGLYSPRVDPEYIGRVRIEEGASLRIDLLRAEDQGWYECRVLFLDRHSADADFQNGTWIHLTINAPPTFLETPPAFVEVQDQDTLSLTCTAVGNPQPVVIWKRSNLAVQSGDAVQVRNGTLSIAVVERASAGTYTCHASSKEGTITHTTRVLVQGPPVIVVPPQNVTVNVSQDAFLACQAEAYPGNLTYTWFQGSSNVFHLSRLQTRVRILVDGSLLLQRTTPDDAGKYTCIPSNGLWKPPSASAFITVLYPAEVTTMLPETHLPKGMQGVIRCPTRANPPLLSVSWMRDGRPLQLDKLPGWSVRPDGSIIIAMGNDDVLGAYTCTPYNSYGTAGESRPTHVLLKVCAPSRLLRSPAPCMPVFQDPPAFTVRPKEEYFQEVGRELVIPCAAHGDPPPTVTWLKVGSAGKSSARVDGNGSLVFRPLVKEQHGVWECTATNQVASVSTTTSVHVLGTSPHAVTNVSVLPLLLAANISWEPGFDGGYFQRFSVWYTPLVKHLPRPHHEWVSLSVPVGAQHLLVKNLQPDMSYQFSVLAQNKLGSGPFSQIVTSVPRGFPMTTVPPEPPAMTMRIFLSPPQALTANETVRGVLLRWEPPAQFSVALSGYALELRQDKGGWEVLDRSIPSTKTQVLVPGLIKDAFYEFRLVAFAGSYISDPSNTVNVSTAGMEVYPSRTQLPELLPQPVLAGIIGGICFLSVAVIFSTMAACIMNRRRAARIQKRRQDPPLVLSPSKKLPPPHNSCGSDSPDSTVKPKLQPSPYQSLHRTLLWGEKASTSLGLSIAGAGSGYAVYESHVGEHVPLERICRGPDGRFVVETDTRMQESGFGALPYAKQEPYTPREPLELQPQPYLQLPAEEEEQPIWHKGVSLRPRPTGQARHRARAASYRQGRYFDYGSSSPVDEAMALCITNISPVASTTTLPYSIVEELRDSPSSTGPCQSTASTLWDSLPLEGSLQPPLGPPASPSPSLRCSQQPAGALAQSGILQYLSLPFFKEMCVDGDWPPVEEPAEPSHASSQQEPTSSLLPTPPGGQGSLPHAGQMLCPDCIDTCANTTSPPAAAFLKLPSLPVGPAKASLPGTAAWPGSPSPGAGSWPPTQPALHPLADGSRTEAVPLASTAEPRWAPGRPLHPAPPEKLPRGSFTSQSSGRGSASFLRPPSMAPSLGGNCLGTPLGDGGSWHRGGLAVEESRARTDPTLGVTGKRRNTSVDENYEWDAEFALESDILEALQLYRSGDPARPISAIALCDLECQKPSGGSSPVSSVSAEALALAGGPPERGTAPRRELAAPRHRRDRAQQRQQRPGPRGGCAERLEVATLL from the exons GTCGCGTGCGGATCGAGGAAGGCGCCTCGCTGCGCATCGACCTCCTGCGCGCTGAGGACCAAGGCTGGTACGAGTGCCGCGTGCTGTTCCTCGACCGGCACAGCGCTGATGCTGACTTCCAGAACGGCACCTGGATCCACCTCACCATAAACG CACCCCCCACCTTCCTGGAGACCCCCCCTGCATTTGTGGAGGTGCAGGACCAGGACACGCTGAGTCTTACCTGCACAGCCGTCGGCAACCCCCAGCCTGTTGTCATCTGGAAGAGGAGCAACCTGGCTGTCCAGAGTGGGGACGCAGTGCAG GTGAGGAATGGGACACTGAGCATCGCCGTTGTGGAGCGTGCCAGCGCAGGCACCTACACCTGCCATGCTTCCAGCAAGGAGGGCACCATTACCCACACCACCCGTGTGCTCGTGCAGG GGCCACCTGTCATCGTGGTGCCACCCCAGAACGTCACTGTCAACGTTTCCCAAGATGCCTTTCTGGCATGCCAGGCTGAGGCGTACCCGGGAAACCTCACCTACACCTGGTTCCAGGGCAGCAGCAATGTCTTCCACCTCAG CCGCCTCCAGACTCGGGTCCGCATCCTGGTGGACGGGAGTCTCTTACTCCAGCGAACGACCCCCGACGATGCCGGCAAATACACCTGCATCCCCAGCAACGGGCTGTGGAAGCCACCTTCTGCCTCAGCCTTCATCACAGTGCTGT ATCCAGCAGAGGTGACCACCATGCTCCCAGAGACCCACCTGCCCAAGGGGATGCAGGGTGTGATCCGCTGCCCCACCAGGGCCAACCCCCCTCTGCTCTCCGTCAGCTGGATGAGGGACGGGCGCCCGCTGCAGCTGGACAAG CTCCCTGGCTGGTCCGTGAGACCAGATGGCTCCATCATCATTGCGATGGGAAACGACGATGTGCTGGGAGCATACACGTGTACCCCGTACAACAGCTACGGCACCGCTGGCGAGTCCCGGCCCACACATGTCCTGTTGAAG gtcTGTGCCCCTTCCCGCCTGCTGCGGAGCCCCGCACCATGCATGCCTGTCTTCCAGGATCCCCCTGCCTTCACAGTGCGCCCCAAGGAGGAATACTTCCAGGAGGTGGGCCGGGAGCTGGTGATCCCCTGTGCCGCCCACGGGGATCCTCCCCCAACTGTGACCTGGCTGAAG GTGGGCAGTGCAGGGAAGAGCAGTGCCCGGGTGGATGGGAACGGCAGCCTCGTCTTCCGCCCGCTCGTCAAGGAGCAGCACGGGGTCTGGGAGTGCACGGCCACCAACCAGGTGGCCAGCGTGAGCACCACCACCTCTGTCCATGTACTGG GTACCAGTCCTCACGCTGTCACCAACGTCTCTGTGCTCCCGCTCCTGCTGGCAGCCAACATCTCCTGGGAGCCAGGGTTTGACGGGGGTTATTTCCAGAGGTTCAGCGTCTGGTACACACCGCT GGTGAAGCATCTGCCCCGGCCCCATCATGAGTGGGTGTCACTCTCGGTGCCAGTGGGGGCTCAGCACCTGTTGGTGAAGAATCTGCAGCCAGACATGAGCTACCAGTTCAGCGTCCTGGCCCAGAACAAGCTGGGCAGTGGCCCCTTCAGCCAGATTGTCACCTCCGTGCCCAGGG GCTTCCCAATGACCACAGTGCCTCCAGAGCCGCCGGCCATGACCATGCGCATCTTCCTGTCCCCGCCACAGGCTCTGACTGCCAACGAGACTGTGCGTGGGGTCCTGCTGCGGTGGGAGCCCCCGGCTCAGTTCTCAGTGGCGCTGAGCGGCTACGCGCTGGAGCTGCGGCAGGACAAGGGCGGCTGGGAGGTGCTGGACCGCTCCATCCCCAGCACGAAGACCCAGGTCCTGGTGCCAGGACTCATCAAG GACGCCTTCTACGAGTTCCGACTGGTGGCCTTTGCTGGCAGCTACATCAGCGATCCCAGCAATACGGTGAACGTCTCCACAGCAG GCATGGAGGTGTATCCATCTCGCACCCAGCTGCCGGAGCTCCTGCCGCAGCCGGTGCTGGCTGGGATCATTGGGGGGATCTGCTTCCTCAGCGTTGCTGTCATCTTCAGCACCATGGCCGCCTGCATCATGAACCGCCGGCGTGCTGCCCGCATCCAGAAACGAAGGCAAG ATCCACCACTCGTCCTCTCCCCCAGCAAGAAGCTTCCACCTCCACA CAATTCTTGTGGCTCTGATAGCCCAGACAGTACCGTGAAGCCGAAGCTGCAGCCGTCCCCCTACCAGAGCCTGCACCGGACGCTGCTGTGGGGTGAGAAGGCCAGCACCAGCCTGGGTCTCAGCATCGCCGGGGCTGGCTCCGGGTACGCCGTGTATGAGAGCCATGTCGGGGAGCACGTGCCCCTGGAGCGGATCTGCCGCGGCCCTGACGGGCGTTTCGTGGTGGAAACTGACACACGGATGCAGGAGAGCGGCTTTGGGGCACTGCCCTATGCCAAGCAGGAGCCGTACACCCCACGGGAACccctggagctgcagccccagccctacctccagctgcctgcagaggaggaggagcagcccaTCTGGCACAAGGGGGTCTCGCTGCGCCCCCGGCCCACGGGGCAGGCCCGCCACAGAGCCCGGGCTGCCAGCTACCGCCAGGGCCGCTACTTTGACtacggcagcagcagccccgtggATGAGGCCATGGCATTGTGCATCACCAACATCAGCCCCGTGGCCTCCACCACGACTCTGCCTTATAGCATTGTGGAGGAGCTGCGtgacagccccagcagcaccgggCCCTGCCAGAGCACCGCCAGCACCCTGTGGGACTCGCTGCCCCTCGAGGGCTCCCTCCAGCCACCCCtcggccccccggcctcccccagccccagcctccggtgcagccagcagccagccggTGCCCTGGCCCAGAGCGGGATCCTCCAGTACCTGAGCCTGCCCTTCTTCAAGGAGATGTGCGTCGACGGGGACTGGCCACCCGTGGAGGAGCCAGCTGAGCCCAGCCATGCCAGCAGCCAGCAAGAGCCCACCAGCAGCCTGCTGCCCACCCCGCCTGGGGGTCAGGGCTCCCTGCCGCATGCGGGGCAGATGCTGTGCCCAGACTGCATTGACACATGTGCCAACACCACCTccccaccagctgctgctttcctcaaGCTCCCCAGCCTGCCGGTGGGTCCTGCCAAGGCCTCGCTGCCCGGCACTGCCGCCTGGcctggctcccccagccccggcgctggcTCATGGCCCCCCACCCAGCCAGCTCTCCACCCCCTTGCCGATGGCAGCAGGACTGAGGCTGTGCCCTTAGCCAGCACCGCAGAGCCCCGCTGGGCACCGGGCAGGCCACTGCATCCTGCCCCCCCGGAAAAGCTACCACGGGGCAGTTTTACCAGCCAGAGCAGCGGCCGGGGCAGTGCCTCCTTCCTGCGACCCCCCTCGATGGCACCGTCCCTGGGGGGCAACTGCCTGGGCACCCCACTTGGGGATGGGGGCAGCTGGCACAGAGGAGGCTTGGCAGTAGAGGAGAGCAGGGCGAGGACGGATCCGACCCTTGGCGTCACCGGAAAGAG GAGGAACACCTCGGTGGATGAGAACTACGAGTGGGATGCAGAGTTCGCCCTGGAGTCGGACATCCTCGAAGCGCTGCAGCTCTACCGCAGCGGGGACCCAGCACGGCCCATCTCGGCCATCGCCCTGTGCGATCTGGAGTGTCAGA AGCCCAGCGGCGGCTCCTCCCCGGTGAGCTCGGTGTCGGCGGAGGCGTTGGCGTTGGCGGGCGGCCCCCCGGAGCGTGGCACGGCCCCGCGCCGGGAGCTGGCGGCCCCTCGGCACCGCAGGGACCGGgcccagcagcggcagcagcggccgGGCCCCCGCGGGGGCTGCGCTGAGCGCCTCGAGGTGGCCACGCTGCTCTag
- the TAGLN2 gene encoding transgelin-2: protein MANRGPSYGLSREVQQKIDRQYDPELEQVLVRWILAQCGGDVAQPAPGRDGFQQWLKDGTVLCRLINSLHPRGQGPVAKIQASAMAFKQMEQISQFLQAAERYGIAATDIFQTVDLWEGKNMACVQRTLMNLGSLAVAKGDGLFVGDPNWFPKKSQENRRVFSEDKLKEGQSVIGLQMGTNRGASQAGMTGYGMPRQIL, encoded by the exons ATGGCAAACCGGGGACCGTCGTacggcctgagccgggaggtgcAGCAGAAGATAGACCGGCAGTACGACCCGGAGCTGGAGCAGGTGCTGGTGCGGTGGATCCTGGCGCAGTGTGGCGGGGATGTCGCGCAGccggcacctggcagggacggcTTCCAGCAGTGGCTGAAGGATGGCACC GTGCTGTGCCGGCTCATCAACAGCCTGCACCCGCGGGGCCAGGGGCCGGTGGCCAAGATCCAGGCGTCTGCCATGGCCTTCAAGCAGATGGAGCAGATCTCACAGTTCCTGCAGGCGGCCGAGCGCTACGGCATTGCCGCCACCGACATCTTCCAGACCGTTGATCTGTGGGAAG GGAAGAACATGGCGTGTGTGCAGAGGACGCTGATGaacctgggcagcctggctgtTGCCAAGGGTGACGGGCTCTTCGTGGGAGACCCCAACTGGTTCCCCAA GAAGTCACAGGAGAACCGGCGTGTCTTCTCCGAGGACAAGCTGAAGGAGGGCCAGAGCGTCATCGGGCTGCAGATGGGCACCAACCGGGGCGCCTCGCAGGCCGGCATGACCGGCTACGGCATGCCCCGCCAGATCCTCTGA
- the IGSF9 gene encoding protein turtle homolog A isoform X2: protein MRWWLRAAVLSLLAGADGSGQSESQAVVGRVGESTVLGCDLLDAHEARPPLYVIEWVRFGFVLPIFIKFGLYSPRVDPEYIGRVRIEEGASLRIDLLRAEDQGWYECRVLFLDRHSADADFQNGTWIHLTINAPPTFLETPPAFVEVQDQDTLSLTCTAVGNPQPVVIWKRSNLAVQSGDAVQVRNGTLSIAVVERASAGTYTCHASSKEGTITHTTRVLVQGPPVIVVPPQNVTVNVSQDAFLACQAEAYPGNLTYTWFQGSSNVFHLSRLQTRVRILVDGSLLLQRTTPDDAGKYTCIPSNGLWKPPSASAFITVLYPAEVTTMLPETHLPKGMQGVIRCPTRANPPLLSVSWMRDGRPLQLDKLPGWSVRPDGSIIIAMGNDDVLGAYTCTPYNSYGTAGESRPTHVLLKDPPAFTVRPKEEYFQEVGRELVIPCAAHGDPPPTVTWLKVGSAGKSSARVDGNGSLVFRPLVKEQHGVWECTATNQVASVSTTTSVHVLGTSPHAVTNVSVLPLLLAANISWEPGFDGGYFQRFSVWYTPLVKHLPRPHHEWVSLSVPVGAQHLLVKNLQPDMSYQFSVLAQNKLGSGPFSQIVTSVPRGFPMTTVPPEPPAMTMRIFLSPPQALTANETVRGVLLRWEPPAQFSVALSGYALELRQDKGGWEVLDRSIPSTKTQVLVPGLIKDAFYEFRLVAFAGSYISDPSNTVNVSTAGMEVYPSRTQLPELLPQPVLAGIIGGICFLSVAVIFSTMAACIMNRRRAARIQKRRQDPPLVLSPSKKLPPPHNSCGSDSPDSTVKPKLQPSPYQSLHRTLLWGEKASTSLGLSIAGAGSGYAVYESHVGEHVPLERICRGPDGRFVVETDTRMQESGFGALPYAKQEPYTPREPLELQPQPYLQLPAEEEEQPIWHKGVSLRPRPTGQARHRARAASYRQGRYFDYGSSSPVDEAMALCITNISPVASTTTLPYSIVEELRDSPSSTGPCQSTASTLWDSLPLEGSLQPPLGPPASPSPSLRCSQQPAGALAQSGILQYLSLPFFKEMCVDGDWPPVEEPAEPSHASSQQEPTSSLLPTPPGGQGSLPHAGQMLCPDCIDTCANTTSPPAAAFLKLPSLPVGPAKASLPGTAAWPGSPSPGAGSWPPTQPALHPLADGSRTEAVPLASTAEPRWAPGRPLHPAPPEKLPRGSFTSQSSGRGSASFLRPPSMAPSLGGNCLGTPLGDGGSWHRGGLAVEESRARTDPTLGVTGKRRNTSVDENYEWDAEFALESDILEALQLYRSGDPARPISAIALCDLECQKPSGGSSPVSSVSAEALALAGGPPERGTAPRRELAAPRHRRDRAQQRQQRPGPRGGCAERLEVATLL, encoded by the exons GTCGCGTGCGGATCGAGGAAGGCGCCTCGCTGCGCATCGACCTCCTGCGCGCTGAGGACCAAGGCTGGTACGAGTGCCGCGTGCTGTTCCTCGACCGGCACAGCGCTGATGCTGACTTCCAGAACGGCACCTGGATCCACCTCACCATAAACG CACCCCCCACCTTCCTGGAGACCCCCCCTGCATTTGTGGAGGTGCAGGACCAGGACACGCTGAGTCTTACCTGCACAGCCGTCGGCAACCCCCAGCCTGTTGTCATCTGGAAGAGGAGCAACCTGGCTGTCCAGAGTGGGGACGCAGTGCAG GTGAGGAATGGGACACTGAGCATCGCCGTTGTGGAGCGTGCCAGCGCAGGCACCTACACCTGCCATGCTTCCAGCAAGGAGGGCACCATTACCCACACCACCCGTGTGCTCGTGCAGG GGCCACCTGTCATCGTGGTGCCACCCCAGAACGTCACTGTCAACGTTTCCCAAGATGCCTTTCTGGCATGCCAGGCTGAGGCGTACCCGGGAAACCTCACCTACACCTGGTTCCAGGGCAGCAGCAATGTCTTCCACCTCAG CCGCCTCCAGACTCGGGTCCGCATCCTGGTGGACGGGAGTCTCTTACTCCAGCGAACGACCCCCGACGATGCCGGCAAATACACCTGCATCCCCAGCAACGGGCTGTGGAAGCCACCTTCTGCCTCAGCCTTCATCACAGTGCTGT ATCCAGCAGAGGTGACCACCATGCTCCCAGAGACCCACCTGCCCAAGGGGATGCAGGGTGTGATCCGCTGCCCCACCAGGGCCAACCCCCCTCTGCTCTCCGTCAGCTGGATGAGGGACGGGCGCCCGCTGCAGCTGGACAAG CTCCCTGGCTGGTCCGTGAGACCAGATGGCTCCATCATCATTGCGATGGGAAACGACGATGTGCTGGGAGCATACACGTGTACCCCGTACAACAGCTACGGCACCGCTGGCGAGTCCCGGCCCACACATGTCCTGTTGAAG GATCCCCCTGCCTTCACAGTGCGCCCCAAGGAGGAATACTTCCAGGAGGTGGGCCGGGAGCTGGTGATCCCCTGTGCCGCCCACGGGGATCCTCCCCCAACTGTGACCTGGCTGAAG GTGGGCAGTGCAGGGAAGAGCAGTGCCCGGGTGGATGGGAACGGCAGCCTCGTCTTCCGCCCGCTCGTCAAGGAGCAGCACGGGGTCTGGGAGTGCACGGCCACCAACCAGGTGGCCAGCGTGAGCACCACCACCTCTGTCCATGTACTGG GTACCAGTCCTCACGCTGTCACCAACGTCTCTGTGCTCCCGCTCCTGCTGGCAGCCAACATCTCCTGGGAGCCAGGGTTTGACGGGGGTTATTTCCAGAGGTTCAGCGTCTGGTACACACCGCT GGTGAAGCATCTGCCCCGGCCCCATCATGAGTGGGTGTCACTCTCGGTGCCAGTGGGGGCTCAGCACCTGTTGGTGAAGAATCTGCAGCCAGACATGAGCTACCAGTTCAGCGTCCTGGCCCAGAACAAGCTGGGCAGTGGCCCCTTCAGCCAGATTGTCACCTCCGTGCCCAGGG GCTTCCCAATGACCACAGTGCCTCCAGAGCCGCCGGCCATGACCATGCGCATCTTCCTGTCCCCGCCACAGGCTCTGACTGCCAACGAGACTGTGCGTGGGGTCCTGCTGCGGTGGGAGCCCCCGGCTCAGTTCTCAGTGGCGCTGAGCGGCTACGCGCTGGAGCTGCGGCAGGACAAGGGCGGCTGGGAGGTGCTGGACCGCTCCATCCCCAGCACGAAGACCCAGGTCCTGGTGCCAGGACTCATCAAG GACGCCTTCTACGAGTTCCGACTGGTGGCCTTTGCTGGCAGCTACATCAGCGATCCCAGCAATACGGTGAACGTCTCCACAGCAG GCATGGAGGTGTATCCATCTCGCACCCAGCTGCCGGAGCTCCTGCCGCAGCCGGTGCTGGCTGGGATCATTGGGGGGATCTGCTTCCTCAGCGTTGCTGTCATCTTCAGCACCATGGCCGCCTGCATCATGAACCGCCGGCGTGCTGCCCGCATCCAGAAACGAAGGCAAG ATCCACCACTCGTCCTCTCCCCCAGCAAGAAGCTTCCACCTCCACA CAATTCTTGTGGCTCTGATAGCCCAGACAGTACCGTGAAGCCGAAGCTGCAGCCGTCCCCCTACCAGAGCCTGCACCGGACGCTGCTGTGGGGTGAGAAGGCCAGCACCAGCCTGGGTCTCAGCATCGCCGGGGCTGGCTCCGGGTACGCCGTGTATGAGAGCCATGTCGGGGAGCACGTGCCCCTGGAGCGGATCTGCCGCGGCCCTGACGGGCGTTTCGTGGTGGAAACTGACACACGGATGCAGGAGAGCGGCTTTGGGGCACTGCCCTATGCCAAGCAGGAGCCGTACACCCCACGGGAACccctggagctgcagccccagccctacctccagctgcctgcagaggaggaggagcagcccaTCTGGCACAAGGGGGTCTCGCTGCGCCCCCGGCCCACGGGGCAGGCCCGCCACAGAGCCCGGGCTGCCAGCTACCGCCAGGGCCGCTACTTTGACtacggcagcagcagccccgtggATGAGGCCATGGCATTGTGCATCACCAACATCAGCCCCGTGGCCTCCACCACGACTCTGCCTTATAGCATTGTGGAGGAGCTGCGtgacagccccagcagcaccgggCCCTGCCAGAGCACCGCCAGCACCCTGTGGGACTCGCTGCCCCTCGAGGGCTCCCTCCAGCCACCCCtcggccccccggcctcccccagccccagcctccggtgcagccagcagccagccggTGCCCTGGCCCAGAGCGGGATCCTCCAGTACCTGAGCCTGCCCTTCTTCAAGGAGATGTGCGTCGACGGGGACTGGCCACCCGTGGAGGAGCCAGCTGAGCCCAGCCATGCCAGCAGCCAGCAAGAGCCCACCAGCAGCCTGCTGCCCACCCCGCCTGGGGGTCAGGGCTCCCTGCCGCATGCGGGGCAGATGCTGTGCCCAGACTGCATTGACACATGTGCCAACACCACCTccccaccagctgctgctttcctcaaGCTCCCCAGCCTGCCGGTGGGTCCTGCCAAGGCCTCGCTGCCCGGCACTGCCGCCTGGcctggctcccccagccccggcgctggcTCATGGCCCCCCACCCAGCCAGCTCTCCACCCCCTTGCCGATGGCAGCAGGACTGAGGCTGTGCCCTTAGCCAGCACCGCAGAGCCCCGCTGGGCACCGGGCAGGCCACTGCATCCTGCCCCCCCGGAAAAGCTACCACGGGGCAGTTTTACCAGCCAGAGCAGCGGCCGGGGCAGTGCCTCCTTCCTGCGACCCCCCTCGATGGCACCGTCCCTGGGGGGCAACTGCCTGGGCACCCCACTTGGGGATGGGGGCAGCTGGCACAGAGGAGGCTTGGCAGTAGAGGAGAGCAGGGCGAGGACGGATCCGACCCTTGGCGTCACCGGAAAGAG GAGGAACACCTCGGTGGATGAGAACTACGAGTGGGATGCAGAGTTCGCCCTGGAGTCGGACATCCTCGAAGCGCTGCAGCTCTACCGCAGCGGGGACCCAGCACGGCCCATCTCGGCCATCGCCCTGTGCGATCTGGAGTGTCAGA AGCCCAGCGGCGGCTCCTCCCCGGTGAGCTCGGTGTCGGCGGAGGCGTTGGCGTTGGCGGGCGGCCCCCCGGAGCGTGGCACGGCCCCGCGCCGGGAGCTGGCGGCCCCTCGGCACCGCAGGGACCGGgcccagcagcggcagcagcggccgGGCCCCCGCGGGGGCTGCGCTGAGCGCCTCGAGGTGGCCACGCTGCTCTag
- the CFAP45 gene encoding cilia- and flagella-associated protein 45, which yields MAPPCPACEWPPGAGPQTALTPAPPRTSRVPPRPGRPPPCQYFQDQSLGGRDGEKARLEWRLPPGQGAPGSGETPGWRGAGGPWPGGCGDPTASHHSRGGARDEGAGRGTRGRGWLGGAGLVGGAAAAGSLPARVGRAVVTGGRGRAGRGARRQDERVLPLHGRIRLAPRASPHACAAARVRPPVCTNARPAGRAPSRAHAWASAVEWPPAAQRGPAASVPPPPARRLPGERRRSLPWRRWAAADRSGMVSAASAGAGARPRMCARPPRRRSPAAAPLPPQPALAPPRPGDDPRQPGCRDGRRARSTAAEETLSGESRSLQQSRFSSPIVILRDVQTAPKALPAGRHKPKTIHLITKDFIRDLVIPVENPEASLIIGQEDFQRIKEAARFLTKEEREAKLAVLKAEKEAVLEAVSERKSIAKQRANLQQQTGKMSETEKEEQERAQNLVQRASRLRVEQEDEIKEFSKLILDAKCHVIRDMQILEKQLITKELEEEEKRLAKMMEVERKKASEMQEELECRRKQDLIRGRQELVKQMEQNAEERAMRAEQRAQEAQELLEYLEQLKMEDLKDLERRQEQQKKIQAEIKHINDENQRCKEEQREQERKADEQVLQYQRQKMEREAKYEAEQERIRREKEKEMARLRATQERAQDHQAEQDALRAKRSQEAAEREWRRREKEAAQKKAEVEQTLKRNRLEQIAQREHSMAVQVQQDRQEFERILRAQQEQMEKEKAKEAQRAGLQRAHAKDIRRQMRDRQQQLARERVAAFEECQQLEEEARQRSQRITQLKQQKIQELRASGIPEKYCAQVERRARGRAHAAPGRAQPYEEWSSGYPAT from the exons atgGCCCCCCCGTGCCCTGCCTGCGAGTggccccccggggccggcccccAAACTGCCTTAACCCCTGCCCCACCGCGGACCAGCCGGGtacccccccggcccgggcgccCGCCCCCCTGCCAGTATTTCCAGGACCaaa GCCTGGGCGGTCGTGACGGGGAGAAGGCTCGTCTGGAGTGGCGGCTCCCGCCGGGGCAGGGGGCCCCCGGGAGCGGAGAGACCCcgggctggaggggagcagggggaccctggccgggggggtgcggggacccCACTGCCTCGCACCACAGCAGGGGCGGGGCGAGGGACGAGGGGGCGGGGCGAGGGACGAGGGGGCGGGGCTGgctgggaggggcggggctggTGGGCGGGGCAGCCGCCGCCGGCTCCCTGCCGGCCCGCGTGGGGAGGGCAGTGGTCACGGGGGGCCGTGGCCGGGCAGGGCGTGGCGCGCGCAGGCAGGATGAGCGTGTGCTGCCGCTGCACGGGCGCATCCGCCTGGCTCCGCGCGCCAGCCCCCACGCGTGCGCAGCTGCGCGTGTGAGACCGCCCGTGTGCACAAACGCGCGCCCGGCCGGGCGAGCCCCCTCGCGCGCACACGCGTGGGCCTCAGCCGTCG AGTGGCCTCCCGCCGCCCAGCGCGGCCCTGCGGCCTCGGTCCCGCCCCCGCCCGCGCGGCGGTTGCCAGGGGAGCGGAGGCGGTCGTTGCCATGGCGACGGTGGGCCGCCGCCGACCGGAGCGGGATGGTGAGCGCGGCCTCCGCCGGCgcgggggcccggccccgcatgtgcgcgcgcccgccccgccgccgcagcccggccgcggccccgctccccccgcagcccgccctcgcccccccgcgccccggcgacGACCCCCGGCAGCCCGGCTGCCGGGACGGGAGGAGGGCCCGCAGCACCGCGGCGGAGGAGACGCTGTCCGGGGAGAGCCGG AGCCTGCAGCAGTCACGTTTTAGCAGCCCCATTGTGATCCTTCGGGATGTGCAGACTGCCCCAAAAGCATTGCCTGCTGGCAGGCACAAGCCCAAGACCATTCATCTCATCACCAAGGACTTCATCCGTGACCTTGT CATCCCTGTGGAGAATCCAGAAGCATCCCTCATTATCGGCCAGGAGGATTTCCAGCGCATTAAAGAAGCAGCTCGATTCCTGACCAAGGAGGAGCGTGAGGCCAAGCTGGCAGTCCTCAAAGCGGAGAAGGAAGCTGTTCTC GAGGCTGTGAGTGAGCGCAAGAGCATAGCAAAGCAAAGGGCCAACCTGCAGCAGCAGACGGGGAAGATGAGCGAGACAgagaaggaggagcaggagcggGCCCAGAACTTGGTTCAGCGGGCGAGCAGGCTGCGTGTGGAGCAGGAAGATGAGATCAAGGAGTTCAGCAAG CTGATCCTCGATGCCAAGTGCCACGTGATCCGTGACATGCAGATCCTCGAGAAGCAGCTCATCACAaaagagctggaggaagaagagaagcgCCTGGCCAAGATGATGGAGGTGGAGAGGAAAAAGGCCAGTGAGATGCAGGAGGAATTGGAGTGCAGGAGGAAGCAGGATCTGATCAG AGGGAGGCAGGAGCTTGTGAAGCAGATGGAGCAGAATGCGGAGGAGCGGGCTATGAGAGCCGAGCAACGGGCCCAGGAggcacaggagctgctggagtACTTGGAGCAGCTGAAGATGGAGGACCTGAAG GACTTGGAGCGGAGACAAGAGCAACAGAAGAAAATCCAGGCTGAGATTAAACACATCAATGATGAGAACCAGCGGTGCAAGGAGGAGCAGCGCGAACAGGAGAGGAAGGCAGATGAACAAGTGCTGCAGTACCAGAGGCAGAAAATG GAGCGTGAGGCCAAGTATGAAGCTGAGCAGGAGAGAATCCGtcgggagaaggagaaagagatggCACGCTTGAGGGCCACACAAGAGAGGGCCCAGGACCACCAGGCAGAGCAG GACGCGCTGAGGGCCAAGCGCAGCCAAGAGGCTGCCGAGCGAGAATGGCGGCGCAGGGAGAAGGAGGCGGCACAGAAGAAGGCCGAGGTGGAGCAGACGCTGAAGCGGAACCGCCTGGAGCAGATTGCCCAGCGGGAGCACAGCATGGCCGTGCAGGTGCAGCAGGACCGCCAGGAGTTCGAGAGGATCCTCAG GGCCCAGCAGGAGCagatggagaaggagaaggcGAAGGAGGCGCAGAGGGCAGGTCTGCAGCGCGCCCACGCTAAGGACATCCGGCGCCAGATGCGGGACCGTCAGCAGCAGCTGGCACGGGAGCGTGTGGCCGCCTTCGAGgagtgccagcagctggaggaggaggctcGCCAGCGCAGCCAGCGCATCACCCAGCTCAAGCAGCAGAAGATTCAGGAGCTCAG agcctccggcatccctgagAAGTACTGTGCCCAGGTGGAGCGGAGGGCCCGGGGCCGAGCACACGCAGCCCCTGGCCGGGCTCAGCCATATGAGGAGTGGAGCTCTGGTTACCCAGCGACTTAG